The sequence below is a genomic window from Mycobacterium sp. ITM-2016-00316.
ACGCTTTTCCAGCCGTTGCTCTCGACCATCCCCATGCAGGTGTTCGCCGCCGGCGTGGCGCAGGCGCGGGGTTACGACGTGGACAAGCCGCGCAACCTGGCCAAGTCGGTCACCGTCGAGTAGCCGCTCAGCCGGCCCGCCTGGCCCATTCGCTCGGCGGGACGCCGAACTGGCGTCGGAAGGCGCGGTTGAAGGTGCCTGGGTCGGCGAAGCCGCTGGCGCGGGCGGCGTGGCTCACCGAGGAGCCCTGGGAGATTAGCGCACTCGCGAGTTCCAGTCGCTGCGTGCGGATCTCCATCGCCGGCGAGCGACCGTCCGCTGCCAACACCTGTTGGACGGTGCGCAACGAGAGATGGAACTCGGCGGCCAGCCTGGCCGCCGTGAAATCAGGGTCACGGAATCGGGTTCGCACATGTGCGAGCAGCCGTGCCCGTAACTCCGTGCGTGCGGGCTCGTTGCCGATGCCGGACGGGCGGGCCGCCAGTCGTTCCGTCGCATCGGCGAACGCGAGCAGTCGGGTGCCGTCGGTCCCCAATGGTCTCGCCGACCAGGTGACGGGGATGGGTTGCCCGGCCCGGGAGATGAACCATTCGTGTGCCGTCACGCCGGGGGAACCGCAACCATCGAGGATCGGACAGGTTTGCGACGGGTAGCGGGAGCCGTCGGGGTGCCACTCGTGCAGGGTGTCGTGGCTGGGTGCGCCGATCACGTCATCGTCGGACCGGTAGCCGAGCATGCTCAGAGCTGCCTGATTCGCCAGCGCCACTGTGCCGTCGGGGCCGATCACCCACAGCGGGGTCGGCGCGACATCGAGAGCCGCCGACAGCGTCCCGACATCGAGCGGCCGCGCGC
It includes:
- a CDS encoding helix-turn-helix domain-containing protein → MVNQTNLGARPLDVGTLSAALDVAPTPLWVIGPDGTVALANQAALSMLGYRSDDDVIGAPSHDTLHEWHPDGSRYPSQTCPILDGCGSPGVTAHEWFISRAGQPIPVTWSARPLGTDGTRLLAFADATERLAARPSGIGNEPARTELRARLLAHVRTRFRDPDFTAARLAAEFHLSLRTVQQVLAADGRSPAMEIRTQRLELASALISQGSSVSHAARASGFADPGTFNRAFRRQFGVPPSEWARRAG